The segment CAGCGCAAAGTCGCTTTCGATACGGGCCAGCATTTGCTGGTCAACGCCGGTGAACTGCGCACGGATCAGCGCATATCGCGCGTCAACGCGGGCGCGGATGTCTTCGATGCCGTTCTCGTGCACGGTGATCTTGATCCGCGCTTTGTATTTATTATCGCGCCGTCCCAACAGGTTATAGACCGAAACGATGGCTTCGAGCGTTGGCAGAAGGTCTTCGGCGGATACGAAGTCATAAAGCACCTTGCCGATCATCGGGGTGCGGCCAAGCCCGCCGCCGATAATGACCTTATACCCGATCTCATCGTTTTGACGGACGATTTGAAGCCCGATGTCATGGGCTTTGATCACCGCACGGTCGGCCTCGGCACCGGTCACGGCCACCTTGAACTTGCGCGGCAGGAACTGGAACTCGGGGTGGTCGGTGGACCATTGGCGAATAAGTTCGGCAACCGGGCGCGGGTCTGCGACCTCATCCGCGGCAGCACCGGCGAAATGATCCGCCGTCACGTTGCGAATGGTGTTGCCCGAGGTCTGGATGGCATGCATGTTCACCGCCGCCAAGGCGTCGAGCATATCCGGCACATCGCGCAGCTCAGGCCAGTTGTACTGGATGTTCTGGCGCGTGGTGAAATGGCCATAGCCCTTGTCCCACTTGTCCGCGATCATCGCCAGCGTGTCCATCTGGCGGCTGTTCAGCGTGCCATAGGGGATCGCGACGCGCAGCATGTAGGCATGCAGCTGCAGATACAGACCGTTCATCAGGCGCAGGGGCTTGAATTCATCCTCGGTCAGGGATCCGTCAATGCGGCGTTCGACCTGTGCACGAAACTGGGCGTTGCGTTCCTTGAGAAAGGCGTCGTCGAAATCAGTGTAATGGTACATCAGAATTGCTCCTGTTTGCCGTGGGCATAGTTGGAAGGGCCACGGGCGCGGAAATCTTCGCGAAAATGGGTCGGGACAGGCGTGTTGCCCTCAAGCGTGACATCCGCAAGGTAGACGCCAACCACATCGCCCGTCTGGGCGGCGGCCTCGATCATGCGCAGGTCGGCGTGGGCTTCGTCTGTAAAGACTTCGGCCTGCGCCAACTGACGGGTCCAGCCATCGTCGGCAAGATAGATCACATCCCCTTCAAGCAGGGCATTGGCGGTGATGACTTTGGGGGTGAAGGGCTTTGGCATTATGCCATCTCCTCAAGTTTGATATCGGTTGCGGCGGCGGCAGCAGCGCGTGGCGCAAGGCCGTAAAAGGTAAGGGCGGGGCCGGACATGGCGGCGGATGAAATGTCATCCGCCATGCGATCCAGCGTGGTTTCCAGAATACGCTGATCCGCGCGCGATGCGTTTTCGATCACTGTGACGGGGGTGGCACGGTCCGCGCCGTGCATCAGCAGGCGGCCTTGCACGAAACGGGCAGATTTCTTGCCCATGTAGATCGCCGCGACTTCGTTCTTGCGGGCAAGCTGCGCCCAGTCGTGATCGGCAAAACCCTTCATGTCATGGCCCGTCAGGAACCGGACAGAGGCATTGCGCCCGCGCCGCGTCAGGCTTTGCCCGATGGAGGCGACAGCAGCAGAGGCCGAGGTGATCCCCGGCACGATATGCCAGCCGATCTGATGGGCATCGACTGCGTCGATTTCTTCGTCCAGACGCCCGAAAACAGTGGCATCGCCGGACTTCAGGCGAACGACCTGCGCACCGGTTGACGCGTGTTCGACCAGCAAATCGTTGATTGTCTCTTGCGAGGTAGACGGGCCGAACCCTTCCTTGCCCACATCGATCATCACAGCTTCGCGCCGCGCAAGTTCGAGGATCTCGGGAGAGATCAGCCGGTCGTAGATTACCACATCGGCTTCATCGAGGGCGCGGCGTGCTTTCAGGGTCAGCAGCTCGGGATCGCCCGGACCCCCACCGACAAAAGCCACATGCCCCGCACGGGCGGTTTTGTTCAGATGGGTTTCAAGCAACGCGTCAAGCGCCGGCTGAACTTGCTCTTCACTCTCGTTCATCGCCTTTGGGCCGGTGTTGAAATAATAGTCGCGCCAGAAATCACGCCGCGCACGGCCAAACGGCAGCGCATAAGACGCGGCGCGAAAAGCCTTGCCGATGCGGGCAAGCGTGCCGAGGCTTGCGGGCAGGCGTTCTTCGAGATCAGCCTTGATCGCGCGGGCCAGCACAGGTGCTGCGCCTTCGGTCCCGATGGCGATTGTGACAGGATCACGGTCGACGATGGCGGGCGTGATAAAAGCGCTGTCCTCAAGATTATCAACGATATTGACCAACGCCCCTTCGGCGCGTGCAATAGCGGCCGTGCGTTTGTCTTCTGCGGCGTCTTCGTTGGCTGCGTAAAACAGCGCGGCGCAAATCGTATCGCCATGATCGAACGCCCGCCGGATCAGGGTCAGTTTGCCGCTCGCGGCCCAGGTCACAATTTCGGCGGCGGGTGCGGGGGCAAAGACGGTCAGCCGTGCTGTGGATTTCATCAGCAGGCGCAACTTGGCGAGCGCGGCGTCACCACCGCCCGACAGGACAATGCGACGGCCTGTGGTCGCGAGGAAGATTGGGAAGTGATCCATTGGTGCCTGCCGTTCGTTGTTTTCTGCATTGCAATATAGGAAATATTCCCGATATTGCGCTAGACACTGGCGTGGATAAGGACGTTCGTTCTGAATGATCTGCGCAAAGGAACATTTGGCCCTGAACCGGAAGGATATCGGAATGAGCGTTCGAATAGACGAGACGGATCGGAAGATTTTGGCAGAGCTGCAACGCGATGCGAGCCAGTCATTGGATGATATTGCCAAAAATGTCGGGTCATCAAAGACGCCTGTGTGGAACCGGATTCGCAAGTTGAAAGAGGCGGGTGTGATCGGACAACAGACCGTGATGCTGGATGCCGAGGCGCTGGGGTTTGAGGCTTGTTTCTTTGTATTGATCCGCACGTCGGAACATGATGCCGAGTGGCAGGCGCGTTTTTTAAAAGCGCTCAAAGACCGGCCGGAGGTGCAGGAGGCGCATCGTCTTGCAGGAGATATCGATTATATCCTGAAGGTGCGGGTGAAGAATGCACGCGCTTATGACGTATTTTATCAGGCGCTGATTTCCGAGGTGCGGGTGCATAATGTGACCGCGCTTTTGTCGATGGAGGAAATCAAGTCGACAGTTGTGCTGCCCTTGTGATCTGACCGGTGCATTGACGCGCGACTTTGTTCGGGGTGCGTGTGGCAAGGCATGTCAATCGCGGCAGGGTTTCATGCATGCTGGAAGGTTTTGGCATACGCTGAGAAGGTGTTTAGGGCGCGATGCGTCCTAAACGACCTGTTGCGAGGGTGGATACGATTCCGACCGGCCTCAAGGACAAGCCGCGCAGGCGCGGTCGCTTGCGCGATCCTTGACCCCGATCAGAATCGCGGGTTGATCATCAGCCGGTCGAGTTTGTGAAAATGATAAGCGTTTGCGTAGAGCGGTTGTTCTGCCAGCTGCATGTTCGGCATATGTGCAAACAGGGCGGGCAGCGCAATCTGGAGTTCAAGGCGTGCAAGCGGGGCACCGACACAGAAGTGTAGCCCACCGCCAAAGGCGGCATGCGGTTTGGCGCGGCGCGCGGGATCGAAACGGTCGGGAGTGTCATAAAGGGCGGGGTCACGGCCTGCGGCTCCGAGAATCAGCGCGATTTGCGCATCTTTGGGCAGGGTGATGCCGCCCAGCTGGATGTCCTCATAGGCGAAGCGCGTGAACATATGCAGGGGCGGATCAAAGCGCAGCAGTTCCTCAACCGTGGCGGCAATGGCATCGGGGGCCAGAGCAGCGGTTGGAGTCTTATGTTCCAGCAGGCATTTCACGGCGTTGCCAAGGCTGTGTACCGTTGCTTCGTGACCTGCGTTCAACAGCAGGATGCAGGTGCCGATCAGTTCTTCCGTTGACAGTTTTTCACCGTTCTCTTCGGCTGCGATCAACTGGGTGATCAGGTCGTCGCGCGGATCATTGCGGCGTTTGTTGATGTAACTGGTGAGAAAGTCCGTGAAATCGGCGCTGGCCTGATTGGCGGCCTCTTCGATGTCGCGCGTACGGCCCGCCTGATACATCGCCACCATCGCGTTCGACCAACGCAGCAGGTCGTCCGACATTTCTTCGGGAACGCCCAGCAGCCGCGCAATGATGCGCACGGGAAGCTGCGTACAAAAGGCGGGGATGAGATCAAAGCTGTCCCGCGGAAGGCGGGCGAGCAATTCTGCGCTAACGGCTTCGATATCGGGGGACAGGTCACGGATGCGGCGCGAGGTGAAGGCGCGCAACACCAGCGACCGCAGGCGGGTGTGGCGGGGCGGCTCCATATCCAGCATTGATGTTGCTTCGACCCTGTCCCAATCGCGCAGATGATCGGCCGTCGGCTGCACCAGATGTGGCGGCTTTTCGCGTCCCAATCGGCGGTCGCGCAGCAGGGCCTGAACGGTGGCCGCGTCAAAGGCGGCATACATGTCGTACTCTTTCCAGAACACCACCGGACCTGCGACGCGTGCGCGGTCATAGGCGGTGTAGGGATCCTGGACGAAATCGGGATTAAGCGGGGAGAGGGAGAGGGTGTGCATGGCGCATCCAAATCGCAGGGGACTGGTCTTTGCAAGGGGGCATGTGCAAACTGACGTTATGAGAGATGGAATTGGACAACGCGTGCTAGCAGTGCTGGCATTTTCGGGGATCGTTTTGGCCCTTGCGATAGGGGTGTGGCGCTATGCCTATGATCAGGGGCTGGACCAGCTGGCGGCGCGGGGGCAGGCGGATCTGGCGCTGGCGGGGGACCGGTTGGTCGGTCAATTGCAGCGCTACCGCGATCTGGCGGTGCTGATGGCGGATCATCCGGTGATCAGCATTGCCGCGCGTTATGGTGTGACGGATGGCACCCGTGATGTGCTCGTGGGCGCTGCGGATAAAACGGCGGCGCTGGATGTATTGGTATTGTCAGCGCAGGGGCAGGTCATGGCGTCGGTTTCGGGAAATGCGCCGATGGATCTGGGGGGATATCCCTTTGTTAAAAGGGCCTTACGCGGTGCGTTGGGCTGGGGGCACGGACCGGCGGAGCCGTTGACCCAACGGGCGTTTTTCCATGCGGCACCGGTTTTCAATGATGCAGGCAAGGTGCAGGGTGCCGTGGTTGTCGTCACGGATTTGAACGGCATTGACTATAACTGGCGCGGGACCAATCCGGCGGCGTTTTTCACGGATAAGGCAGGCGAGGTTTACATCGCGAACCGCACCGAGCTGTTGTTCTGGACACGGGCGGAGGGGGCCGCTGGATTGATCCCGCCTACGGGTGTGCCGCCGGCGTTCAGCGCACAAAGGGTGGGCCCCCACGAGATTTGGCAGTTGGGGTGGGGGCCCTATCTGCCCGGAGAAGCCCTGCATCTGACGCAGGCCTTGCCTGTGATCGGGATGACAGGCGAAGTGTTGCTGGATGTGACGCAAACCCGTGCGCTGGCCTTTGCACAGGCGGCTGCGGTGGCGGCCTTGTGTCTGGCTTTTGGATCGCTGTTGTTTCTCGCATCCGAGCGGCGGCGCACATTGGCGGCGGCGAATGTCCAGTTGGAAGCGCGGGTGGCGAAACGCACCGTGGCCTTGCGCGACACCAACGAAAAACTGGTGGAAGAGGCGTCCGTTCGTGAAGCGGCGCAGGTGGCCTTGCGTCAGGCACAGGACGATCTGGTGCAGGCAGGCAAGCTAAGCGCCCTGGGCCAGATGTCAGCGGGGATCAGTCACGAGTTGAACCAGCCCTTGATGGCGATCCGGTCCTTTGCCGAAAATGCGGTACAGTTCATAGAACGTGGCAAACCCGAGCGGGCGGGCGAAAACCTGACACGGATTTCCGAGATGAGCCAACGGATGGCGCGGATCATCCAGAACTTGCGGGCCTTTGCGCGGCAGGAAGATATCGCACAGGACTGCATTGATCTGCACAAGGTATTGCACGCTGCACTGGACCTGACGGCAGGCCATCGCGAAGCCGCGGGTGTTACACTGCACTGGGACGCCAGGCCCCGCGACATACAGGTGCGCGGCGGCGAGGTGCGGTTGGGACAGGTGTTTGTAAACCTTATCACCAATGCCGTGGATGCGATGGCTGAAAGCCCGATGCGCGAATTAAGGGTTGATGCGCAGTGTGACGGGGATCAGGTGAGCGTTACTTTCCGTGACACCGGTCCGGGGATCGAAATGCCGGACAAGGTGTTCGATCCGTTTTACACCACGAAAGCGGTGGACCAGAGCAGCGGCATGGGGCTGGGCCTGTCGATCAGCTATGGCATTGTGCAGAGCTTTGGAGGACAGATACGGGGAGCAAATCAGGACGGCGGAGGGGCTGTGTTTACGGTGATACTTGAGGCGGGTGCGGCCAAGGAGCAGGCGGCATGACGGGAACGGTTCTATTGGTGGATGACGACGCCGCGGTGCGCGAAGCGCTGGCGCAGACGTTGGAATTGGCCGAGATCAACACGATCACTGCCGGTTCTTTTGTTGCCGCCAAAGACCGGATGACCGCCGGTTTCGACGGGGTGATCCTGTCGGACATGCGGATGCCGGGGCGGGACGGTTTTCACCTGCTGGAATACGCCCGCGCGCAGGACCCGGACCTGCCGGTGATCCTGCTGACGGGCGAAGGGGACATTCCCATGGCGGTGGCGGCCATGGCGCAAGGTGCCTTCGGCTTTCTTGAAAAACCCTGTGCCCCTGCGGAATTGATCGCGGTGCTGGAACGGGCCTTGCACACCCGCGCGCTGGTTCTGGACAACCGCCGGCTGCGCCAATTGGTTGAAACCGGCGATCCTGCGGCGCGGATGTTGTTTGGCACGTCCGATCTGGCCGAAGCGCTGCGCTGTCAGGCGCGGCTGGTCGCTCAGGCTGAAGGGGACGGGTTGATCACCGGTGCGCCGGGGTCGGGGATTTCGAAAGTGGCAGAGGTGATCCACCTGAGTTCTGCCCGCTCCAAAGCGCCCTTTGTCAAACGTGCCGCCGCCGGCATGACATCCGACACCCTGCGCGCAGCTTTGCAGGAGGCCGAGGGCGGCAGCCTGTTCATCGACGAAATTTCATATTTGCCCGCGCAATTGCAACTGGTGCTCAGCGAAAGCCCGCAAGGGGTGTGCCTGATGGCGGGCAACACGCGCGATCTGACGGCGGAAATGCAGGCCGGGCGGTTTAACGCGGATCTCTATTACCGGCTTGAGGCGTTAAGCGTGCGCATCCCGTCCTTGGCCGAACGCCCCGAAGATATCCCTGAAATGTTTCGCCGCTATGTGGCCCAAGCCTCGGAACAAGCGGGGTTGCGGGCACCGGAAATCACCCCCGAGGTCATCGCTAGCCTGATGGCGCGGGACTGGCCCGGGAATGCGCGGTCCTTGATGTCGGTGGCGATGCGGTTTGTGATGGGGGTGCCGGAGGATGTGGTGCCGGACACCACGCTGGGACTGGTCGAACAGATGTCGATTATTGAACGCTCGCTGCTGGAAACGGCCTTGCGGCGCACCGGCGGTCAGGCGTCAGCCGCAGCGGCGGCGCTGAAACTGCCGCGCAAGACCTTCTATGACAAACTTGCACGCTACAGCATTCGCGCCGAGGATTTTCGCCCCTAAGCGGGGCTTAAACCTGTGCGGATTTCCGCACAGGTCCCTGTAGCGCTGTGCGGATAACCGCACAAATTGCGGAGGTATTGCTCATGCGACGGATGAGGTATTTGTCTTAAGTATTTGAGTTATTGATATAATATCATTTCAACCTCCCGCGCTAAACACATCCTTGTGAGTGGCCCTCACGCGGCGTCTTATATCCCCAGCGCAGGTTAAAGCTTGCGAGACACTGATTCTGCACTCTGGGAGGAGACCACCATGAAATTTTTGACAATGGCCGCATTGGCCATGACCGTATCCGCTGGCGCTGTTGCTGCTGCTTGTGATGATGGCGAAGTCGTTATCAAATTCAGCCACGTGACCAATACCGACAAACACCCCAAAGGCATCGCCGCGTCCCTGCTGGAACAGCGCGTCAACGACGAGATGAACGGCAAGGCCTGTATGGAGGTTTTCCCGAACTCAACGCTTTATAACGATGATCAGGTGCTTGAAGCCCTGCTGCAAGGCGACGTTCAACTGGCGGCACCATCCCTGTCGAAGTTCGAGCAGTTCACCAAACAGTTCCGCATTTTCGATCTGCCCTTCATGTTCAAAAACATCGACGCGGTTGACGAATTCCAGCTGTCCGAAACCGGTCAGGCGATGAAAGCGAGCATGTCGCGCCGTGGTCTGATGGGGCTGGCGTTCTGGCACAACGGCATGAAGCAGATGTCGGCGAACAAGCCGCTGAACCTGCCAACAGATGCGGCGGGCCTCAAATTCCGCGTGCAGAACTCTGACGTGCTTAAGGCGCAGATGGCGGCGATGGGTGGTTCACCCCAGCCGATGGCCTTTTCCGAAGTTTACGGTGCTTTGCAAACCGGCGTTGTCGACGGTCAGGAAAACACTTGGTCCAACATCTATGGCAAAAAGTTCTTTGAAGTGCAGGACGGTGTGACCGAAACCAACCACGGCATCATCGACTATTTGCTGGTGACCTCCACAGACTGGCTTGATTCACTGGACGCAGATGTGCGTGACCAGCTGATGACCATCGTGAGCGAAGTGACCGAAGCGCGCAATTCGGAATCAACCACCGTGAATGCCAATGCCAAGCAGGCAATTCTGGATGCAGGTGGTGTTGTGCGTGAATTGGACGCGACACAGCGCGATGCATGGGTTGCGACGATGAAACCGGTCTGGGAAGAGTTCAAAGGCGATGTCGGCCAAGAGAATATTGACGCAGCGCAGGCAATCAACGCCAAGCACTAAGCGTTAAACGCAGCCGGCCCGTGTTCCACAGGGCCGGCTGTAACCCAATACATTTGCACGTTTATTCTGGACAGGGGGTGCGGCATGTCTGGCCATTCGTCGACGCAAACCGGGCTTGCGCGTATCGTAAGCGAGATCGAGGAGACGGCGATTGCGCTGATCCTCGGCTTAATGACACTCATCACATTTATTAACGTGGTCCTGCGCTACGGGTTCAACACCGGCATCATCTGGGGCCTTGAGGTGGTGACATTCCTGTTCGCATGGCTGGTGCTGTTCGGCATGTCCTATGCGGTTAAGGTAACGGCGCATCTGGGCGTGGACGCGGTAATCAACCTGTTCGACGAGGGGCCGCGCAAGGTGCTCGCCATCCTCGCCGGTGTGATCTGTGTGATCTATGCCGGTCTGTTGATGAAAGGCGCATGGGATTATTGGGCACCTTTTGCGGGGCTCGATGCCACCACGGGACGCTGGTTCCCCACCGGATTTGAAAACAGCCGCGATCAGGCATGGTACGAGGTGATCGACACGCCGATCCCTGAATGGTTGCGCTTTATCGAGCCGATCATGAACGAGGGCGAAGCCTATGAGAAAATTCCGCGGTTCATTCCCTATGCCATGTTGCCCTTTGGCGCGGCGCTGTTGCTGCTGCGCTTTGTGCAGGCCACCGTCAAAGTCGTCGCTGGACGGCAGAAATCATTGATCGTCAGTCACGAAGCCGAGGATGCGGTCGAAGACGTAAAACATATGAACGCGGAGGGCTAAGCACATGGAAGTTGTCATTCTTTTCACCATGGTTGTGGGCCTGATGCTGGTTGGCGTGCCGATTGCGGTCTCGCTTGGCCTGTCCTCTATCATCTTTTTGCTGGCGCTATCGGACACGTCGATGGCTTCGATTGCCCAGACGTTTTTTCAAGCCATGGCAGGGCATTACACACTGCTGGCGATCCCGTTTTTCATTCTGGCATCGTCGTTCATGTCGACGGGTGGAGTGGCACGCCGGATCATCCGGTTTTCGATTGCGCTGGTCGGGCATCTTCCGGGCGGTTTGGCGATTGCGGGTGTCTTCGCCTGTATGCTCTTTGCCGCGCTCAGCGGCTCATCGCCCGCTACGGTGGTCGCGATCGGGTCGATCGTCATCGTCGGCATGCGGGAGGTCGGCTATACCAAAGACTTCGCCGCCGGTGTCATCGCCGTCGCTGGTACCTTGGGCATCCTGATCCCGCCGTCGATTGTGATGGTGGTCTATGCCTCTGCTACGGATGTTTCTGTGGGCCGGATGTTTCTGGCCGGGGTTATTCCCGGACTTCTGGCCGGTATGATGTTGATGATGACCATCTACATCATGGCGCGGGTGAAGAACCTGCCCAAGGGCGACTGGAAGGGCTGGGGCGAAGTGCGCCGGTCCGGCATCGAAGCGGGATGGGGTCTGTTTCTGATCGTGATCATTCTGGGCGGCATCTACGGCGGAATCTTTACGCCGACGGAGGCCGCGGCGGTGGCGGCGGTCTATGCCTTCTTTATCGCGTCCTTTGTGTACCGCGATATGGGGCCGCTGCATGTGGAAGGTGAGGGGGCGAATATTTCGTTCCTCAGCAAGCCGTGGTCGGCGATCACCGTGTTCTTTCACCGCGACACCCGTGACACTCTGTTCGAGGCTGGCAAGCTGACGGTGACCCTGATGTTCATCATCGCGAACGCGTTGATCCTGAAACATGTTTTGACCGACGAGCAGATCCCGCAGCAAATATCTGCCGCGATGTTAAGCGCGGGTTTCGGGCCGATTGTGTTTTTGATCATCGTGAACGTGATCCTGCTGATCGGCGGGCAGTTTATGGAACCCTCGGGCCTGCTGGTAATTGTGGCCCCGCTGGTGTTTCCGATTGCCATTGAACTGGGGATCGACCCGATTCATCTGGGCATTATCATGGTTGTGAACATGGAAATCGGGATGATCACCCCGCCGGTAGGGTTGAACCTGTTCGTCACTTCGGGCGTGGCCAATATGCCGATGATGAATGTCGTACGCGCCGCGCTGCCGTTTCTCGCAGTGCTGTTCGTCTTCTTGATCATGGTGACCTATATCCCCGCGCTCAGCACCTGGCTGCCAGAGCTGATGATGGGGCCGGAGATCATCACCAAGTAAGAGTGCTTGGTGATGACCGCCTGTGGGCGAGTTGCAGATCAGGCGGCGGCGAGGGCCGCGATAATCGGGGCAAAATCGCTGGCCTTAAGCGAGGCCCCCCCAACGAGAGCACCGTCAACGTTTTCGGCTTTGAAAATGGTGGCCGCGTTGTCGGGTTTTACGGAACCGCCATAGAGCAGCGGAATGGCATTGCCGATGTCATCGCCAAAGCGTGCGATCAGACGGGTGCGGATGAAATCATGCACCTCTATGATCTGTTCAAGGGTCGGGACCTTGCCCGTCCCAATGGCCCAGATCGGTTCATAGGCGATCACGGTGTTTTCCGCGCTCACGTCGCTGGGCAGCGAACCGGCCAGCTGGCCGCCGATAATGTTGAGGGTATTGTCGGCTTCACGGTCTTCAAGCGCTTCACCGATACACAGGATCGGGGTCAGACCTGCGGCCCACGCAGCTTCGGCTTTGTCGCGGACCATGGTATTGGTTTCCTCATGGGCGTCGCGGCGTTCGGAATGGCCGACGATCACATAGCGCGCGCCACTATCGGCAATCATTTCTGCCGAGATATCGCCGGTATAGGCACCGGAGGTTTGCATGTGACAGTCCTGCGCGCCGATGGCGATATTGCGGGCTGTTTCACAGGCGCGAAACAGCAGTGTTGAGGGCGGGCATATGACCACGGTGGGCGCGTTCGCGGGCAAGGACGCGGTAAGGTGTTCCAGTTCGGCCAAGGCATTGCTTGTCCCGTTCATCTTCCAGTTTCCGGCGGCGATTTTGCGGCGCATGTCTGTCCTATGGTGTTGGGAATGTTGCCTTTGCCTAACAGCTACGCCTTTTCAAGGCAATCGGCCGCGCGCCGCTCAGCGCAGCAGTGCCAGCGCCTCACGCGCCAGTGTGGTGGCGGATGCCGGATCATCAAGGGCGGCGTCCGGTAAGGTCCAATAAGGCATGGAGGAGGCGGCACCGTTTTTGCGGGTGTAGGTCCATTGGGTGCTGCCCGCTGCGGCCAGCTTGGCGGTAAACTCGGGCTCCTGCGCTTTAAGCAGCAGCTGCCCGTCAGAGCGCATCAGTGCGAAGATCACCCCGTCGGCGTATATGCCGAGGCCGCCGAACATCTTGCGGGTCGTCAGATTGGGGATGTCGCTGAACAGGTCGGTGGCAAAGGCGATGTCTGCCGCCGCGAGGCTCATTTAACGGCGAGTGCGTCGTCGAACTTGATCGACTCCCCACAGCCGCAGGCTTCGGTCACGTTGGGGTTGTTGAATTTGAAGCCGGATTCCAGCAGCGTTGTTTCATAGTCGATTTCGGTCCCGAACAGAAACATCTGCGCCATCGGGGCGATCATCACACAGGCACCGTCCTGATTGACCACCTCATCATTCGGATCAGCGGCATCCACGTATTCCATGGTGTATTCCATGCCCGCGCAGCCGCCTTTTTTGATGCCGATCCGCAGACCTGCATGACCCGCAGACGCCATCAGCTTGGTGATCTGCGCCGCCGCTTTGGGGGTAATGGTGACGGCCTGTTTGCCTGGGATACCGAACATGTCTCTTCTCCTGTTGCACCAAAGATAGGCAGAGGCGCTTATGTTCTCAAGGTGGGGTTACATAAAACCCAGCTCAAGGCGGGCTTCGTCAGACATCATGTCCATGCCCCATGGTGGTTCCCAAACCAGCTCAACATTGACCTGCTTGAT is part of the Sulfitobacter geojensis genome and harbors:
- a CDS encoding DUF2849 domain-containing protein, whose product is MPKPFTPKVITANALLEGDVIYLADDGWTRQLAQAEVFTDEAHADLRMIEAAAQTGDVVGVYLADVTLEGNTPVPTHFREDFRARGPSNYAHGKQEQF
- the cysG gene encoding siroheme synthase CysG, whose amino-acid sequence is MDHFPIFLATTGRRIVLSGGGDAALAKLRLLMKSTARLTVFAPAPAAEIVTWAASGKLTLIRRAFDHGDTICAALFYAANEDAAEDKRTAAIARAEGALVNIVDNLEDSAFITPAIVDRDPVTIAIGTEGAAPVLARAIKADLEERLPASLGTLARIGKAFRAASYALPFGRARRDFWRDYYFNTGPKAMNESEEQVQPALDALLETHLNKTARAGHVAFVGGGPGDPELLTLKARRALDEADVVIYDRLISPEILELARREAVMIDVGKEGFGPSTSQETINDLLVEHASTGAQVVRLKSGDATVFGRLDEEIDAVDAHQIGWHIVPGITSASAAVASIGQSLTRRGRNASVRFLTGHDMKGFADHDWAQLARKNEVAAIYMGKKSARFVQGRLLMHGADRATPVTVIENASRADQRILETTLDRMADDISSAAMSGPALTFYGLAPRAAAAAATDIKLEEMA
- a CDS encoding sensor histidine kinase; translated protein: MRDGIGQRVLAVLAFSGIVLALAIGVWRYAYDQGLDQLAARGQADLALAGDRLVGQLQRYRDLAVLMADHPVISIAARYGVTDGTRDVLVGAADKTAALDVLVLSAQGQVMASVSGNAPMDLGGYPFVKRALRGALGWGHGPAEPLTQRAFFHAAPVFNDAGKVQGAVVVVTDLNGIDYNWRGTNPAAFFTDKAGEVYIANRTELLFWTRAEGAAGLIPPTGVPPAFSAQRVGPHEIWQLGWGPYLPGEALHLTQALPVIGMTGEVLLDVTQTRALAFAQAAAVAALCLAFGSLLFLASERRRTLAAANVQLEARVAKRTVALRDTNEKLVEEASVREAAQVALRQAQDDLVQAGKLSALGQMSAGISHELNQPLMAIRSFAENAVQFIERGKPERAGENLTRISEMSQRMARIIQNLRAFARQEDIAQDCIDLHKVLHAALDLTAGHREAAGVTLHWDARPRDIQVRGGEVRLGQVFVNLITNAVDAMAESPMRELRVDAQCDGDQVSVTFRDTGPGIEMPDKVFDPFYTTKAVDQSSGMGLGLSISYGIVQSFGGQIRGANQDGGGAVFTVILEAGAAKEQAA
- a CDS encoding nitrite/sulfite reductase, translated to MYHYTDFDDAFLKERNAQFRAQVERRIDGSLTEDEFKPLRLMNGLYLQLHAYMLRVAIPYGTLNSRQMDTLAMIADKWDKGYGHFTTRQNIQYNWPELRDVPDMLDALAAVNMHAIQTSGNTIRNVTADHFAGAAADEVADPRPVAELIRQWSTDHPEFQFLPRKFKVAVTGAEADRAVIKAHDIGLQIVRQNDEIGYKVIIGGGLGRTPMIGKVLYDFVSAEDLLPTLEAIVSVYNLLGRRDNKYKARIKITVHENGIEDIRARVDARYALIRAQFTGVDQQMLARIESDFALPTFKTADTSPFDNAYHYDAVFRSWADTNLADHRNPDYAIVSISLKAHGKTPGDATSRQMRLMAALAKRYGHDELRISHEQNVILPHVHKGDLPSVYYALKAEGLGTANIGLISDIIACPGMDYCALATARSIPIAQEIATRFDELKLEHEVGPLKIKISGCINACGHHHVGHIGILGLDRAGVENYQITLGGDGTEDATIGERAGPGFSADEIIPAVERIVLAYLDLRNDPAEEFLQTYRRLGLAPFKAALYPEAQVQKVRENAA
- a CDS encoding cytochrome P450 translates to MHTLSLSPLNPDFVQDPYTAYDRARVAGPVVFWKEYDMYAAFDAATVQALLRDRRLGREKPPHLVQPTADHLRDWDRVEATSMLDMEPPRHTRLRSLVLRAFTSRRIRDLSPDIEAVSAELLARLPRDSFDLIPAFCTQLPVRIIARLLGVPEEMSDDLLRWSNAMVAMYQAGRTRDIEEAANQASADFTDFLTSYINKRRNDPRDDLITQLIAAEENGEKLSTEELIGTCILLLNAGHEATVHSLGNAVKCLLEHKTPTAALAPDAIAATVEELLRFDPPLHMFTRFAYEDIQLGGITLPKDAQIALILGAAGRDPALYDTPDRFDPARRAKPHAAFGGGLHFCVGAPLARLELQIALPALFAHMPNMQLAEQPLYANAYHFHKLDRLMINPRF
- a CDS encoding Lrp/AsnC family transcriptional regulator, with product MSVRIDETDRKILAELQRDASQSLDDIAKNVGSSKTPVWNRIRKLKEAGVIGQQTVMLDAEALGFEACFFVLIRTSEHDAEWQARFLKALKDRPEVQEAHRLAGDIDYILKVRVKNARAYDVFYQALISEVRVHNVTALLSMEEIKSTVVLPL
- a CDS encoding sigma-54-dependent transcriptional regulator encodes the protein MTGTVLLVDDDAAVREALAQTLELAEINTITAGSFVAAKDRMTAGFDGVILSDMRMPGRDGFHLLEYARAQDPDLPVILLTGEGDIPMAVAAMAQGAFGFLEKPCAPAELIAVLERALHTRALVLDNRRLRQLVETGDPAARMLFGTSDLAEALRCQARLVAQAEGDGLITGAPGSGISKVAEVIHLSSARSKAPFVKRAAAGMTSDTLRAALQEAEGGSLFIDEISYLPAQLQLVLSESPQGVCLMAGNTRDLTAEMQAGRFNADLYYRLEALSVRIPSLAERPEDIPEMFRRYVAQASEQAGLRAPEITPEVIASLMARDWPGNARSLMSVAMRFVMGVPEDVVPDTTLGLVEQMSIIERSLLETALRRTGGQASAAAAALKLPRKTFYDKLARYSIRAEDFRP